From one Rosa rugosa chromosome 4, drRosRugo1.1, whole genome shotgun sequence genomic stretch:
- the LOC133746265 gene encoding probable 3-hydroxyisobutyrate dehydrogenase-like 2, mitochondrial, whose protein sequence is MGTPYPNPISPAQTRIGWIGIGVMGAAMASRLISAGYSLTVYARTPSKAAPLQSQGAHLADSPFQLAQRADVVFTMVGHPSDVRSNVLGPNALLSGLNPNCVTVDMTSSHPALAREIFAAARAKDCWSVDAPVSGGDIGAREGKLAILAGGDASVVKWLAPLFEIMGKVTYMGPAGCGQSCKIGNQIIVGANLLGLSEGLVFAERAGLDVRRFMEAVRGGAAGSKVMELFGERMIERDFRPGGFAEYMVKDMGMGVDVVEEGEDEKVVVLPGAALCKQLFSGMVANGDGKLGTQGLITAIERLNGK, encoded by the coding sequence ATGGGGACTCCTTACCCAAACCCCATCTCTCCTGCCCAAACCCGCATAGGCTGGATTGGCATCGGCGTCATGGGTGCCGCCATGGCCTCCCGCCTTATCTCAGCCGGCTACTCCCTCACCGTCTACGCTCGCACTCCTTCCAAAGCCGCTCCCCTACAATCCCAGGGGGCCCACCTCGCCGACTCCCCGTTTCAACTAGCCCAACGCGCCGACGTCGTCTTCACCATGGTGGGCCACCCGTCCGATGTCCGATCAAATGTCCTCGGCCCAAACGCCCTTCTTTCCGGCCTCAATCCCAACTGCGTCACCGTCGACATGACCAGCAGCCATCCCGCCCTCGCGCGTGAGATTTTCGCCGCCGCACGCGCCAAGGACTGCTGGTCCGTCGACGCGCCggtgtccggcggtgacattgGCGCCAGGGAAGGCAAGCTTGCTATACTCGCCGGTGGGGATGCTTCGGTGGTGAAGTGGTTGGCGCCATTGTTTGAGATTATGGGGAAGGTTACTTATATGGGTCCAGCAGGGTGCGGCCAGAGTTGTAAAATTGGTAACCAGATCATTGTGGGGGCGAATTTGCTTGGATTGAGTGAAGGGTTGGTGTTTGCGGAGCGGGCCGGGTTGGATGTGAGGCGATTTATGGAGGCGGTGAGGGGCGGCGCGGCGGGTTCTAAAGTAATGGAGTTGTTTGGGGAGAGGATGATTGAGAGGGACTTCAGGCCTGGTGGTTTTGCTGAGTACATGGTGAAGGATATGGGGATGGGAGTGGATGTTGTGGAGGAAGGTGAGGATGAGAAAGTAGTAGTGTTGCCGGGTGCTGCATTGTGCAAGCAGTTGTTTTCGGGTATGGTGGCTAATGGGGACGGGAAGCTTGGTACGCAAGGTCTTATCACTGCTATAGAGAGGCTCAATGGAAAGTGA
- the LOC133745266 gene encoding probable 3-hydroxyisobutyrate dehydrogenase-like 3, mitochondrial encodes MGTPYPNPITPSQTRIGWIGIGLMGAPMASRLISAGYSLTIYARTPSKALSLQSQGALLAQSPFEVAQRSDVVFTIVGHPPDVRQVILEANGILSGLNPNGVTVDMTTNLPASAREISSAVRAKDCWAVDAPVSGADVGAREGKLGIFAGGDAGVVEWLTPLFDIMGKVTYMGEAGCGQSCKIANNIVGGVSFVGLSEGLVFAERAGLDLKQFLEAVRGGAAGSTLMELFGEKMIERDFRPGGFVEYIVKDLGMGLNIVEETNDERVVVLPGAALCKQLFTGMVANGDAKLGLQGLITVIQRLNGISEIDNSTR; translated from the coding sequence ATGGGAACTCCTTACCCAAACCCCATAACTCCTTCTCAGACCCGCATTGGCTGGATCGGCATTGGCCTCATGGGCGCTCCTATGGCCTCTCGCCTCATCTCAGCCGGCTACTCCCTCACTATCTATGCTCGCACTCCTTCCAAAGCTCTTTCACTACAATCCCAAGGTGCCCTCCTAGCCCAATCCCCTTTCGAAGTTGCTCAACGTAGTGATGTTGTCTTCACCATAGTGGGACACCCACCAGATGTACGACAAGTTATCTTGGAGGCAAACGGCATCCTTTCAGGCCTAAACCCGAACGGCGTCACGGTGGACATGACCACCAATCTACCAGCCTCAGCACGTGAGATATCATCAGCTGTGCGTGCGAAGGATTGTTGGGCAGTTGACGCCCCAGTCTCCGGGGCAGATGTTGGCGCCAGAGAAGGGAAACTTGGAATATTTGCTGGCGGTGATGCTGGAGTCGTCGAGTGGTTAACACCATTGTTTGATATCATGGGGAAGGTTACGTATATGGGTGAAGCAGGGTGCGGCCAGAGTTGCAAGATAGCCAATAACATTGTGGGAGGGGTGAGTTTTGTCGGGTTGAGTGAAGGTTTGGTGTTTGCAGAGAGAGCTGGCTTGGATTTGAAGCAGTTTTTGGAAGCAGTGAGAGGAGGGGCGGCAGGATCGACGTTGATGGAGTTATTTGGGGAGAAAATGATCGAGAGGGACTTCAGGCCTGGTGGGTTTGTTGAGTATATTGTGAAGGACTTAGGGATGGGATTAAATATTGTGGAGGAAACTAATGATGAAAGGGTGGTGGTGTTGCCTGGTGCTGCATTGTGCAAGCAACTGTTTACTGGGATGGTTGCTAATGGGGATGCAAAGCTCGGCCTTCAGGGCCTTATCACTGTTATACAAAGGCTCAATGGCATATCTGAAATCGACAATTCTACTCGTTGA